DNA sequence from the Pseudophryne corroboree isolate aPseCor3 chromosome 6, aPseCor3.hap2, whole genome shotgun sequence genome:
GGTATTTGTCACACACAGGTATAGCAGCGTGTTTCCCTCTCTGAACATGGCGGTGAAGCGCAGGGAGCAGGCTCTGCAGGATTACAAGAGGCTTCAGTCAAAGGTGGAGAAATACGAGGAGAAGGAGAGAACCGGTGCAGCGATCGCTAAATTGCACCAGGTGAGAGTTGGTGTTTGGCAGTGTGGTAATAAGTAAATGGGCACTGAGGATGGTGACCAGCTATACCTCTGTATGGTGGTGTCTGTGTTATAGAACTGATATGTAGCGGTAGATAAAGACCAGCAGATACTAATTGTGTTTTAGTTTCACTGTGTCATACCTTACGAATTCTTCTCTTCAGCCTTTTCTTAGTTTCTCTTTCTGCCACTTCTGCTTCAAGTCTATTTCAAGCAGCTACTTCCTTTTCCGTTCCTAAAATATCATCTTCAAAGTATCAGTGAGCTTGTGACAGGTGCCGTGCTTTCCAGGGGCTGAGCCTGCCATACACCTGGAATGTGTGCTATGCACACTGGTTCACCCAATTTAGTTGCCAGCCTGAGGCACCTAGCATGAAACGCGTTTCTCCTATACAGCTCCGAGCCTGTCAGTCACTACACGATCCCATTATTTGCATATTCCACCCCCACCCCAGTCTCATCCGCTCTCCTCCCTCACACTGCCAGCGGCACACGGGTTAACCAACATGGATTCCATCCTCTCCTTTAGCGACATTTCCATATGCTACAAAATGATATGTGCATTTCTGCATACATCTATGTACAACAAGCCGCTGCTTACACAGACATCTGTAGCTGACCAGAAAATAAAAGATTGCAGCAGTGACACTAAACCCTAAAGGTCTGACTCCATTCTCTGCAGTGTGTCTCTGCCGCAGTGTCTGGCTGTGCATATTACCGCTTCCTGCAGTAACCAATATTTGCTAAATTTCTCTTACACCCCTATCGGGCACTAGGAAAATGTAGTGACTACATATAGCCGGGAAGAGTCCTCGCCTCCATTGAATGGAATTTGCCCCCACAGACCTATACAGCCACACCACCCGACCCCCTTGCTTCCTTGGTCAGCTCTGTGATGGCAGGTGACCTGTGTCTGATGCagtccgtagagcaggggggaGAGCAGGAAATCGGCCTCGTCagccccttgctctgctgattggctggactCTGGCTGTCATGGCCCATTTTTGTGCATCACACTTGACATTACATTGCAGCATACTACAGTGTTGCGACACACTCTTTGAGAACTGCTGGTCTGAATGTTGGTTCTATAGGTTGAGGTGTCTTAACATCTCCCTTTGAGATCCAGGTGCTCAATCCTGGAGCACAACAGCCAGTTAAACGCTGCCATCTAGTGTTTTGATACTGAACTGTCTCCAGTCACCCGATGAACTGTGCACGCCACACGCCGATGTGTTTTTAACACTTTGATGTTTCCTTTGCTCCAGGCCAGAGAAGAGTTACGTCCTGTTCGGGAGGACTTTGATGTGAAAAACCGACAGCTGTTAGATGAGATGCCGAAATTTTACAACAGTCGCATTGATTTCTTCAAGCCCAGCTTCCAGTCATTAATCCGAGCAGAGGTTTGTTCTCTTTTGCACCACTACACCTTCAGCCATATCCGTGTATAGATAATACCCCTAGCCGTACACAGGTCCTGCACTGAGTGCACGCAATCTTCTCCTCTCCAGGTGGTCTATTATACAGAGATGTCCAGGGTGTTTGGAGAGCTGGCCCAGCAAGTGGATGAGGTGCCGCTAACTGACgctgagagagagaaggaaaaCGAGGCCAAGCTGGCAGAACTGCGAGCCTTGTCTATCGTGGCCGATGACTGATGCCAGTCGACTGAGGGACAGAAAACGGTTATATTAGACTGAGATGTTGGTACACCAGGCAACGGCTGCACAAGTGTTATCTGGGTCCAAGTTAGTTCAGTAAAGCAGTCCCAGTCGGGTTTCCCATGGCCATGTGTCTCCTCAGGTATCCTCCACAAAAACTCTGTGGCCCCCACTGACTGGACAACACACTACTTATATGGACAGGGCTGTGACCTAACGTGCTGTACCCAGTCCTATTCCGTATTGCTCTAACAGCTTCCCCGCATGGCTGTAATGTATTATATGGGACAAAAAGCTGGGCGACGAGCAGTCTGACTGGGGCTGGGTATGTTTGTTATGCATTATGTAGACCTATTCATGCTATGTCGATATACTGTTTTTCCTGTCATTTTGTTCCTAACTACAACCATAACCCTTCTGGAAATGTAGACCTTGCCGATATCAACACTTCTGTCAGTGTCAACACTTTGCAAGTGTCAACATAAATTATCAATGTCgacattctgttgtcagcattgtgAACGGTGACATCCCGGCTGATTACCGTTTGTGTGTGGGGTAACAGACTGACCACCTCTTAAAGTGCCTTttacaagcttttttttttttttttaaacgttgtTCTTTTTATAGTTGTGTGTAATTCTCCTGAATTAGTTTGTAGCATATTTGGGTCCACAGAATGTCCATCCCTAGCTATACTTCTCTCCAGTCTTTGTTTTTCTGTCTCCCTTTAATTGACAACAGCATGTCACACAGGATTCCTGTCTCGCGCGGCACCCCCCATACACAGGAAGCGGCTGTATTATGTGACCGCAGGCAGCTGTTTTGTTTATGGCTATTGATAAGTTGTTCTACGTCCATAACATATTGTACCTGAGGTCGCTAAGAATTCTAAGGACACAATACCTCATCTATAGTAAGACAGATGTGTCTGGCACTCTGCTTATCAGTTAAAGGTGTCCGCATACAGTAAGTACCTATTCTCAAGTGAAGTATGttgtcctttttttattttttatttaattcatgAGAAAATGCTACGTTATAGTAAGGTCTGTAATATCTTAGCAAGGATATCTGTTAGAGATGTAGTGACACCAGATGCCTCTACAGGTGctggtccagtggttcccaaacttgtctGAAACACGCCACCCAGGAGTATCAGAataattttcacggcacccctaggccaaaactttTCTTAATGacaaatttaaaaagaaatattaaatataagtaaattgtgtttgtcaTCCTTAGAAGCATAttgtgtccctcaccacacaattacacctggctgcccacatattttatgatgcaaagccaccagcactgattttgcctattatattgaccgtaaataatttgatttggtcctggaccaccaatccaaggcacccctgcaagtgccccgtggcaccctagggtgccatggcacacagtttgagaacctctgggctagtCTATGTTTCTGCCCACACACAAAGTAATGATTACTCAGAGTTGGGGGAACAAAGGAAGTGTATGTACTAATAATGCTGGTTATTAATGTGGTCATATACCCAGAGTTTACTTAGATTAATAGTTGCCCTAATGAGTAATGAAAGGTGACATAATACAGTTGCTTTACATAAGCTGAATGCCCCCATTCCCCCCTCATCCTGGTGTTCGTTACCAGCATCAGGTTTCCTGTTCTATTAGCCCGCCCTAGGATGCCTCCTCGCAGCACTGAGGGGGATGTAAGGTGCTCTGAATGTGAAAATCCCTGCAGCATACTTGAGTCACTATATGCTACCTCTCCTTTTTGTCCCTGTACCAAAGACATAGTCCTATGCCACTATCCGTCCATTAACACTACTTCTTACAGTATATCACCTAATGATTTATACCTTAGTATTTGTGATCCTGTGTCGCACTACTGAAGCGTCAatatacattgcattattctcaTTTGGAGATATTTACTTACCAGTCATATTGGTTCCACAATCCCCATTCCAGCCACAATATCTCTGTCCCCGTCCTGACTTCTGTCAGAGGCACGTAACTAGGGGTCTGCTATTAAGCTGCTTACGGTATAGCAAGATGGGAGTTCATGTTGCATTTTGAAATGGAAGCACTATCTAAACCCTGAGCTGCTTAACTCTGGGCTGAGCTTTGTGCTGCTAACCTCTTTTTACCCACCTCTACAACAATGGTTCCCTTGCTCCATTCCATCTGATCCTCCAGCATGGCAGGTTTTCTGGATAACTGTACACACACTATTGTAGCAGAGCAGAATCTGTAACATTTCTCCTTGACTCGTGTGAGGTGATCCTATAAGCTGGCTCTGCTGGGAAGGATAGAAGCTGACATCATTGTGCTACAATTTTAAAACCTGTTCTAGTTTTAAGCCTGTATTTATATTTGTCTATGTAATTAATCTGAGAAATGGCTTATTTTAATACCGTGTAACTGTAACATGGGCGGGATTGtagggttttgttttttaaataaaaatcagaAAAATGTGTTGTCCTGTTCTCTTCTATATAAGCTGGATTTATTCTGTCATCCTTCTCTATGTCAGTAGGACAGCGAGGACAGAATTCAGTTAGCCGCAGGACTTAACCTGGGAGCTATAAGtccgaggtgtgtatgtatgtatgtatgtatatatattctaGAAACAagaagaatgcgctcatagtgcagataagtTTGATTTTATTTACACACAGGTAGGTCTATGCAGTTCGCAATGATTAAAGAGACTCATACCctgttttcccactctatgggctgattaccacatggtgtAATAAATTGCAACCCAGGCAAAACCTGCACACCGCCGTCCAAAGACCAGGACCTGAAAACCGCACCGCCGGCTGAGGATATCAGCCGTGACTCGTCCGGACACCACGTCGAGGAAGCAGTCGGAGATGCAGTGCACACGGGTGGATCGAGCGTCTGGTAGGCCTGCATCTCCGACTGCTTCCTCGACGTGGTGTCCGGACGAGTCACTGTTGATATCCTCAGCCAGCGGCGCGGTTTTCAGGTCCTGGTCTTTGGACGGCGGTGTGCAGGTTTTGCCTGGGTTGCAATTTATTacaccatgtggtaatcagcccacagagtgggaaaACAGGGTACGAGTCTCTAATCATTGCGAACTGCATAGACCTACCTGTGTGTAAATAAAATCAAacttatctgcactatgagcgcattcttctTTTGTTTCTAGAAAAAAAATTTTGGCTCCAGGAGACCGGAGTCCCCTGTTTGAAGTTTGCTGCGGCACCTACCAGTGCCTGTTCTTCAGCCCGGAGCTAGATGCCTGTGGACTGATTATCTATAACCAGCGCACCTGTATTGCTGctgttttggatatatatatataggcagcagcTCAGTTCTTCGGAAGTGACATGGGTACATTTAGCCACAAATTTCTGCAAAAGTAGAGGAGAAGAACTCGGGAAGCCCAGatagggcgaaacgcgttgagactgatctACTTACCTGCATGCTACCTGTACCATAAGGCTAAGCTTTATTTTACTattctatttttctctaacgtcctagtggatgctggggactccgaaaggaccatggggaatagcggctccgcaggagactgggcacaaagtaaaagctttaggactagctggtgtgcactggctcctccccccatgaccctcctccaagcctcagttagattttgtgcccgaacgagaagggtgcaatctaggtggctctcctgagctgcttagagtaaaagtttaaataggttttttattttcagtgagacctgctggcaacaggctcactgcatcgagggatttaggggagagaaacgaactcacctgcgtgcagagtggattgggtttcttaggctactggacattagctccagagggacgatcacaggcccagccatggatgggtcccggagccgcgccgccggcccccttacagatgctgaagcaagaagaggtccataaatcggcggcagaagactttcctgtcttcataaggtagcgcacagcactgcagctgtgcgccattgctctcagcacacttcacactccggtcactgagggtgcaggacgctgggggggggcgtcctgggaagcaatgaatttaccttagttggcgaaaaatacatcacatatagctcctgggctatatggatgtatttaacccctgccagttttccagtaaaaagcgggagaagagcccgccgtgaagggggcggggcctatctcctcagcacacagcgccatttttcccacacagctccgctggtaggaaggctcccagaatctcccctgcatcctgcaactacagaaacagggtaaaaaagagaggggggcacttatttggcaaaataacagatataagcagctataagggatagacacttattgtaaggttgtccctatacatatatagcgctctggtgtgtgctggcaaactctccctctgtctccccaaagggctaagtgggtcctgtcctctatcagagcattccctgtgtgtgtgctgggtgtcggtacgtgtgtgtcgacatgtatgaggaggaaaatgatgtggaggcggagcagagtgtctgtaacagtgatgtcaccccctagggggtcgacacctgagtggatgtactgttgaaaattacgtgacagtgtcagctctatataaaaaaacagtggttgacatgagacagccggctactcagcttgtgcctgtccagacgtctcataggccgtcaggcagatacagacgccgacacggatactaactcctgtgtcgacggtgaagagacaaccgtgatttccagtagggccacacgttacatgattgagacaatggaaaatgttttatacatttctgataatacgagtaccaccaaaaaaaaggggtattatgttcggtgagggaaaaactacctgtagttttcctgaatctgagaaataaaatgtgtgatgatgcgtgggtttccccccgataacaattaataatttcttaaaaagtattggctgcataccctttcccgccagaggttaggatgcattgggaaacaccccctaggggggataaggcgctcacacgcttgtaagaacaagggctctaccctctcatgagatggccgcccttaaggatcctgctgatagaaagcaggagggtatccaaaaaaaggtatttacacacatactggtgttatactgcgaccagctatcgcctcagcctggaggtgcagtgctgggttggcatggtcggattccctgactgaaaatattgatatcctagataaggatagtatattattgcctatagagcatttaaaagatgcatttctatatatgcatgatgcacagcggaataattgccgactggcatcaagtataagtgcgttgtccaattctaccagtaaaatggtcaggtgatgcggattccaaacatcatttggaagtattgcctttgaaaggggacatttggggtcggtcttttagacctggtggccacggcaacagctgggaaatccacgtttgtaccccaggtcgcctctcaaaataagacgccgtattatcaggcgcagtcctttgttggcaagcggacaaagggttcctcttttctgcttgtgacagagggagaggaaaaaggctgcagagatcagccagttcccaggaacagaaaccctttccagcctctgccaagccctcagtatgacgctagggctttacaagctcaggcacggtgggggcccgttctcaatgaatttcagtgcgcagtgggctcactcgcaattagacccctggatccttcaggtaatatctcaggggtacatattggaattcgagacgtctcccactcgccgtttccaaaagtcgactttaccgacgtctccctcggacagggaggcagttttggaagccattcacaagctgtattcccagcaggtgataatcaaggtacccctcctgcaacagggaacggggtattattccacactattgtggtaccgaagccagacggctcggtgagaccgattctaaaatctttgaacacttacatacagaggttcaaattcaagattgagtcactcagagcagtgattgcgaacctggaagaaggggactacatgatgtctcgggacatcaaggatgcttaccttcatgtcaaaatttacccttctcaccaagggtacctcaggtttatggtacagaactgtcactatcagttcagacgctgccgtagggatggtcccacggcaccccgggtctttaccaaggtaatggccgaaatgatgatgttccttcgaaggaagggaattttagttatcccttacttggacgattccctgataagggtaagatccatggaacagttggaggtcggtgtagcactatctcagatagtgttgcggcagcacgattggattctcaatattccaaaatcgcagctggttccgtcgacgtgtcttctgttcctagggatgatcctggacacagtccagaaaaaggtgtttctcccggaggagaaagccagggagttatccgagctagtcaggaacctcctcaaaccgagccaagtctcagtgcatcaatgcacaagggttctgggtaaaatgggggcttcctacgaagcaatcccatttggcagattccacgcaagaactttccagtgggacctgctggacaaatagtccgggtcgcattttcagatgcatcagcggataaccctgtcaccaaggacaagggtgtccctcctgtggtggttgcagagtgctcatcttctagagggccgcagattcggcattcaggactgggtcctggtaaccacggatgccagcctgcgaggctggggagcagtcacacagggaaggaatatccaggacttatggtcaagcctggagacatcacttcacataaatatcctgaagctaagggacatttacaatgctctaagcttagcaagacctttgcttcaaggacagccggtgttgatccagtcggacaacatcacggcagtcacccacgtaaacagacagggtggcacaagaagcagaagggcaatgacagaagctgcaaggattcttcgctgggcggaaaatcatgggatagcactgtcagcagtattcattccgggagtggacaactgggaagcagacttcctcagcacgacctccacccggggagagtggggacttcacccagaagtcttccacaggattataaaccgttgggaaaaactcgacaggtattgcgccaggtccagggaccctcaggcaatagctgtagacgctctggtatgtgtttcctcctctgcctctcatacccaaggtactgagattgataagatggtgaggagtaagcactatattcgtggctccggattggccaagaaggacttggtaaccggaacttcaagagatgctcacggaggatccgtggcctctacctctaagaagggacctgctccagcaaggaccctgtctgttccaagacttaccgcggctgcgtttgacggcatggcggttgaacgccggatcctgaaggaaaaagggcattccggatgaagtcatccctatcctgatcaaagccag
Encoded proteins:
- the BIN3 gene encoding bridging integrator 3 isoform X1 codes for the protein MSWNPFKGGPKKQIVSKTVERDFEREYGKLQQLEEQTKKLQKDMKKSIEADLAMSKSAVRISSDLLGNPLCEPDPDFLSMVTALDTAMKRMDAFNQEKVNQIQKTVMEPLKRYSSVFPSLNMAVKRREQALQDYKRLQSKVEKYEEKERTGAAIAKLHQAREELRPVREDFDVKNRQLLDEMPKFYNSRIDFFKPSFQSLIRAEVVYYTEMSRVFGELAQQVDEVPLTDAEREKENEAKLAELRALSIVADD
- the BIN3 gene encoding bridging integrator 3 isoform X2; translated protein: MKKSIEADLAMSKSAVRISSDLLGNPLCEPDPDFLSMVTALDTAMKRMDAFNQEKVNQIQKTVMEPLKRYSSVFPSLNMAVKRREQALQDYKRLQSKVEKYEEKERTGAAIAKLHQAREELRPVREDFDVKNRQLLDEMPKFYNSRIDFFKPSFQSLIRAEVVYYTEMSRVFGELAQQVDEVPLTDAEREKENEAKLAELRALSIVADD